A single genomic interval of Carassius gibelio isolate Cgi1373 ecotype wild population from Czech Republic chromosome A22, carGib1.2-hapl.c, whole genome shotgun sequence harbors:
- the LOC127943317 gene encoding B-cell receptor CD22-like: MELSPLPLLLLLISNIFSQHTEKNPKATVSIKPAQHVFRGETVTLRCDVYSEGVNSWEYRWYKDSSTSVFSELQEHTFSPVNESDAGKYSCYGLEREGSRTSRLSDEVTLTESASVPRAELGVSPQMWLTEGDSVTLICQVNGSSTGWTFSWFTQTVSSDNRKHLKRLSDSSRGAGGHYTVSSADLKHTGVYVCGAQRGKPAYNSDTSNTQLLWVTGVSPPVSLIVSPSRTQHFTDHSLSLSCEEQSKSTGWRIRRYTYDLGQLESCSSVWGSQTGSTCSIRSTSTGDTGVYWCESESGVKTHPVNITVHYDVILESPVHPLTEGENLTLHCLYNYLTPLNLRADFYKDGTVIQSQTTEMIISNVSKSDEGFYSCKHRERVESPESWISVTASSRTSGSDDLNPVIVGVTAGLTFLIIVVLVLLWRYRNNTGGRSQSPSRVSLQKNSRQTSEQNQSEAVYTALTSGTAHIYDSLDATINKDLSTGNL; this comes from the exons ATGGAGCTCAGTCCACTTCCTCTTCTGCTCT tgCTGATTTCAAACATCTTCTCTCAACATACTGAAA AAAACCCAAAAGCCACAGTAAGCATCAAACCTGCTCAACAtgtgttcagaggagagacagtCACTCTCAGATGTGATGTATATAGTGAAGGAGTCAATAGCTGGGAGTACAGATGGTATAAAGACAGTTCAACCAGTGTTTTCAGTGAACTACAGGAACACACATTCAGTCCTGTTAATGAGTCAGATGCAGGTAAATACTCCTGTTATGGATTAGAGAGAGAAGGATCGCGTACATCTCGCCTCAGTGATGAAGTTACACTGACAGAATCAG CTTCAGTTCCCAGAGCAGAGTTAGGTGTTTCTCCACAAATGTGGTTGACTgaaggagattcagtgactctgatctgtcaGGTTAATGGTTCCTCTACAGGCTGGACATTCAGCTGGTTCACTCAAACTGTCTCATCAG ACAACAGAAAGCATTTAAAGCGGCTctcagacagcagcagaggagctggAGGACACTACACTGTCAGTTCTGCTGATCTAAAACACACAGGAGTTTATGTGTGTGGAGCACAGAGAGGAAAACCAGCCTATAACTCAGACACCAGCAACACACAGCTACTGTGGGTCACTG gtgtttctccTCCAGTATCTCTGATCGTCAGTCCCAGCAGAACTCAACACTTCAcagatcactctctctctctgagctgtgaGGAGCAGAGTAAGTCTACTGGATGGAGAATAAGAAGATACACATATGATCTGGGACAGCTAGAAAGTTGTtcatcagtttggggatcacaaacAGGATCTACATGTTCAATCAGATCCACCAGCACAGGTGACACTGGAGTGTACTGGTGTGAGTCTGAATCTGGAGTGAAAACTCAtcctgttaatatcactgtacaCT ATGATGTGATTCTGGAGAGTCCTGTTCATCCTTTGACTGAAGGAGAGAATCTAACTCTACactgtttatataattatttaaccCCACTAAACCTCAGAGCTGATTTCTATAAAGATGGGACAGTCATCCAGAGTCAAACTACAGAGATGATCATCTCTAATGTCTCAAAGTCAGACGAGGGTTTCTACTCctgcaaacacagagagagagtagAGTCACCCGAGAGCTGGATCTCAGTCAcag CTTCCTCCAGAACATCAGGATCTGATGATCTCAATCCTGTGATAGTTGGAGTGACTGCTGGACTCACATTTTTGATCATTGTCGTCTTGGTCCTGCTGTGGCGCTACAGAAACAACACAG GTGGAAGATCTCAGTCTCCCTCTCGTGTCAGTCTacagaagaacagcaggcagACATCAGAGCAGAACCAGAGTGAAGCAGTATATACAGCACTTACGTCTG GAACTGCTCATATTTATGACTCTCTTGATGCCACGATTAATAAAGATTTAAGCACAGGTAACTTATGA
- the LOC127943307 gene encoding nascent polypeptide-associated complex subunit alpha, muscle-specific form-like isoform X1, translated as MPRSSGVRFRIGSPATMEERRGRVRNLTTLHQEGREVGGLAQLFWTLAVGLGYNDAALKDWFNNCLDDPLPQWEMKGLEILDFWGFTNYLHHRAQWNATTTPEFPDKAASSAPQPKMATSPAPQPKMAASLAPQLKMAASPAPQHKMADSTPPTLHRRGRRRRQAATVPQDPENVPERAAAVHEAIPDAVPAAVPEAVVEAVPDAVPAAVPETEAVAEAVPDAVPDAVSEAVPDAVSEAVPDAVSEAEAVPEKVLDAVREAEAMPDAVPDVVPAAVLEAEAVPAAVPEAEAVAEAVPDAVPAAVPEAEAVTEAVPDAVPVAVPEAGAVAEVVPDAVPAAAPEAEAVPEAVPDAVPEAVPDAVPEAVPDAVPEAVPANVPEAEAVPDAVSEAVPDAVPEAVPDAVSEAEAVPEKVLDAVREAEAMPDAVPDVVPAAVLEAEAVPAAVPEAEAVAEAVPDAVPVAVLEAEAVPAAVPEAEAVTEAVPDAVPVAVPEAEAVPDAVPEAVPDAVPEAVPDAVSEAVPEAVPEAVPEAVPEAVPDAVPEAVPDAVPEAVLDAVPEAVPDAVPEAVPDAVPEAVPDAVPEAVPDAVPEAVPDAVPEAVPDAVPEAVPDAVPEAEPDAVPEAVPDAVPEAVPDAVPEAVADVVPEAVLDVVPEAVPDAVPEAVPDAVPEAVPDAVPEAVPDAVPEAVPDAVPEAVPEAVPEAVPDAVPEAVPDAVPEAVPDAVPEAVPDTVPEAVPEAVPDTVPEAVTTRPWWSSTPPWGTLAVTTRTWWSSAPPWGTRAVTTRTWWSSAPLWGTPAVTMRTWWSSAPPWWTPASTTKTWWSSAPPWRALTLTTRPWWSSAPPWWTPASTTKMWWSSAPSWWTPQHALHGLMFCVF; from the exons atgcctagatccagcggtgtgagatttcgaatcggttccccagccaccatggaggaacggagggggagagtccggaacttaaccacccttcatcaagagggaagggaggtgggtggcctggcgcaattgttttggactttggcagtcgggttaggttacaatgatgcagcactaaaggattggtttaataattgcctggatgatcctttacctcaatgggagatgaaggggttagagatcctggacttttgggggtttaccaattacctgcaccatcgtgctcagtggaatgcaacaaccacaccagagtttccagacaaggctgccagctcagccccacaacccaagatggccaccagcccagccccacagcccaagatggccgccagcctagcgccacagctcaagatggccgccagcccagcaccacagcacaagatggccgactcaacgccaccgactctccatcgtagagggcggaggaggagacaggcagctactgttcctcaggacccggagaacgttcccgagcgggcggctgccgtccatgaggccattcccgatgcggtgcccgctgctgttccggaggcggtggtcgaggctgttcccgatgcggtgcccgctgctgttccggagaccgaggcggtggccgaggccgttcccgatgcggtgcccgatgcagtctccgaggcggtgcccgatgcagtttccgaggcggtgcccgatgctgtttccgaggccgaggctgttcccgagaaggtgctcgatgctgttcgagaggccgaggcaatgcccgatgctgttcccgatgtggtgcccgctgcggttctggaggccgaggcggtacccgctgctgttccggaggccgaggcggtggccgaggccgttcccgatgcggttcccgctgctgttccggaggccgaggcggtgaccgaagccgttcccgatgcggttcccgttgctgttccggaggccggggcggtggccgaggtcgttcccgatgcggtgcccgctgctgctccggaggccgaggctgttcccgaggcggtgcctgatgcagttcccgaggcggtgcccgatgcagttcccgaggcggtgcccgatgctgttcccgaggcggtgcccgctaatgttccggaggccgaggcggtgcccgatgcagtctccgaggcggtgcccgatgcagttcccgaggcggtgcccgatgctgtttccgaggccgaggctgttcccgagaaggtgctcgatgctgttcgagaggccgaggcaatgcccgatgctgttcccgatgtggtgcccgctgcggttctggaggccgaggcggtacccgctgccgttccggaggccgaggcggtggccgaggccgttcccgatgcggttcccgttgcggttctggaggccgaggcggtgcccgctgctgttccggaggccgaagcggtgaccgaagccgttcccgatgcggttcccgttgctgttccggaggccgaggcggtgcccgatgctgttcccgaggcggtgcccgatgctgttcccgaggcggtgcccgatgcagtttccgaggcggtgcccgaggcagttcccgaggcggtgcccgaggcagttcccgaggcggtgcccgatgcagttcccgaggcggtgcccgatgctgttcccgaggcggtgctcgatgctgttcccgaggcggtgcccgatgcagttcccgaggcggtgcccgatgcagttcccgaggcggtgcccgatgctgttcccgaggcggtgcccgatgcagttcccgaggcggtgcccgatgctgttcccgaggcggtgcccgatgcagttcccgaggcggtgcccgatgctgttcccgaggcggagcccgatgcagttcccgaggcggtgcccgatgcagttcccgaggcggtgcccgatgcagttcccgaggcggtggccgatgttgttcccgaggcggtgctcgatgttgttcccgaggcggtgcccgatgcagttcccgaggcggtgcccgatgcagttcccgaggcggtgcccgatgcagttcccgaggcggtgcccgatgctgttcccgaggcggtgcccgatgcagttcccgaggcggtgcccgaggctgttcccgaggcggtgcccgatgcagttcccgaggcggtgcccgatgcagttcccgaggcggtgcccgatgctgttcccgaggcggtgcccgatacagttcccgag gctgttccagaggcggtgcctgatacagttcccgaggcggtgaccacaaggccgtggtggtcttctactccgccctgggggactctggcggtgaccacgaggacgtggtggtcgtccgctccaccctgggggactcgggcggtgaccacgaggacgtggtggtcgtccgctccgctctgggggactccggcggtgaccatgaggacgtggtggtcttctgctccgccctggtggactccggcctcgaccacaaagacgtggtggtcttccgctccgccctggagggctttgactttgaccacaaggccgtggtggtcttccgctccgccctggtggactccggcctcgaccacaaagatgtggtggtcatctgctccgtcctggtggacgcctcaacatgcccttcatggacttatgttttgtgttttttga
- the LOC127943307 gene encoding titin-like isoform X2, giving the protein MPRSSGVRFRIGSPATMEERRGRVRNLTTLHQEGREVGGLAQLFWTLAVGLGYNDAALKDWFNNCLDDPLPQWEMKGLEILDFWGFTNYLHHRAQWNATTTPEFPDKAASSAPQPKMATSPAPQPKMAASLAPQLKMAASPAPQHKMADSTPPTLHRRGRRRRQAATVPQDPENVPERAAAVHEAIPDAVPAAVPEAVVEAVPDAVPAAVPETEAVAEAVPDAVPDAVSEAVPDAVSEAVPDAVSEAEAVPEKVLDAVREAEAMPDAVPDVVPAAVLEAEAVPAAVPEAEAVAEAVPDAVPAAVPEAEAVTEAVPDAVPVAVPEAGAVAEVVPDAVPAAAPEAEAVPEAVPDAVPEAVPDAVPEAVPDAVPEAVPANVPEAEAVPDAVSEAVPDAVPEAVPDAVSEAEAVPEKVLDAVREAEAMPDAVPDVVPAAVLEAEAVPAAVPEAEAVAEAVPDAVPVAVLEAEAVPAAVPEAEAVTEAVPDAVPVAVPEAEAVPDAVPEAVPDAVPEAVPDAVSEAVPEAVPEAVPEAVPEAVPDAVPEAVPDAVPEAVLDAVPEAVPDAVPEAVPDAVPEAVPDAVPEAVPDAVPEAVPDAVPEAVPDAVPEAVPDAVPEAEPDAVPEAVPDAVPEAVPDAVPEAVADVVPEAVLDAVPEAVPDAVPEAVPDAVPEAVPDAVPEAVPDTVPEAVPEAVPDTVPEAVTTRPWWSSTPPWGTLAVTTRTWWSSAPPWGTRAVTTRTWWSSAPLWGTPAVTMRTWWSSAPPWWTPASTTKTWWSSAPPWRALTLTTRPWWSSAPPWWTPASTTKMWWSSAPSWWTPQHALHGLMFCVF; this is encoded by the exons atgcctagatccagcggtgtgagatttcgaatcggttccccagccaccatggaggaacggagggggagagtccggaacttaaccacccttcatcaagagggaagggaggtgggtggcctggcgcaattgttttggactttggcagtcgggttaggttacaatgatgcagcactaaaggattggtttaataattgcctggatgatcctttacctcaatgggagatgaaggggttagagatcctggacttttgggggtttaccaattacctgcaccatcgtgctcagtggaatgcaacaaccacaccagagtttccagacaaggctgccagctcagccccacaacccaagatggccaccagcccagccccacagcccaagatggccgccagcctagcgccacagctcaagatggccgccagcccagcaccacagcacaagatggccgactcaacgccaccgactctccatcgtagagggcggaggaggagacaggcagctactgttcctcaggacccggagaacgttcccgagcgggcggctgccgtccatgaggccattcccgatgcggtgcccgctgctgttccggaggcggtggtcgaggctgttcccgatgcggtgcccgctgctgttccggagaccgaggcggtggccgaggccgttcccgatgcggtgcccgatgcagtctccgaggcggtgcccgatgcagtttccgaggcggtgcccgatgctgtttccgaggccgaggctgttcccgagaaggtgctcgatgctgttcgagaggccgaggcaatgcccgatgctgttcccgatgtggtgcccgctgcggttctggaggccgaggcggtacccgctgctgttccggaggccgaggcggtggccgaggccgttcccgatgcggttcccgctgctgttccggaggccgaggcggtgaccgaagccgttcccgatgcggttcccgttgctgttccggaggccggggcggtggccgaggtcgttcccgatgcggtgcccgctgctgctccggaggccgaggctgttcccgaggcggtgcctgatgcagttcccgaggcggtgcccgatgcagttcccgaggcggtgcccgatgctgttcccgaggcggtgcccgctaatgttccggaggccgaggcggtgcccgatgcagtctccgaggcggtgcccgatgcagttcccgaggcggtgcccgatgctgtttccgaggccgaggctgttcccgagaaggtgctcgatgctgttcgagaggccgaggcaatgcccgatgctgttcccgatgtggtgcccgctgcggttctggaggccgaggcggtacccgctgccgttccggaggccgaggcggtggccgaggccgttcccgatgcggttcccgttgcggttctggaggccgaggcggtgcccgctgctgttccggaggccgaagcggtgaccgaagccgttcccgatgcggttcccgttgctgttccggaggccgaggcggtgcccgatgctgttcccgaggcggtgcccgatgctgttcccgaggcggtgcccgatgcagtttccgaggcggtgcccgaggcagttcccgaggcggtgcccgaggcagttcccgaggcggtgcccgatgcagttcccgaggcggtgcccgatgctgttcccgaggcggtgctcgatgctgttcccgaggcggtgcccgatgcagttcccgaggcggtgcccgatgcagttcccgaggcggtgcccgatgctgttcccgaggcggtgcccgatgcagttcccgaggcggtgcccgatgctgttcccgaggcggtgcccgatgcagttcccgaggcggtgcccgatgctgttcccgaggcggagcccgatgcagttcccgaggcggtgcccgatgcagttcccgaggcggtgcccgatgcagttcccgaggcggtggccgatgttgttcccgaggcggtgctcgat gctgttcccgaggcggtgcccgatgcagttcccgaggcggtgcccgatgcagttcccgaggcggtgcccgatgctgttcccgaggcggtgcccgatacagttcccgag gctgttccagaggcggtgcctgatacagttcccgaggcggtgaccacaaggccgtggtggtcttctactccgccctgggggactctggcggtgaccacgaggacgtggtggtcgtccgctccaccctgggggactcgggcggtgaccacgaggacgtggtggtcgtccgctccgctctgggggactccggcggtgaccatgaggacgtggtggtcttctgctccgccctggtggactccggcctcgaccacaaagacgtggtggtcttccgctccgccctggagggctttgactttgaccacaaggccgtggtggtcttccgctccgccctggtggactccggcctcgaccacaaagatgtggtggtcatctgctccgtcctggtggacgcctcaacatgcccttcatggacttatgttttgtgttttttga